Below is a window of Humulus lupulus chromosome 9, drHumLupu1.1, whole genome shotgun sequence DNA.
CGGAGACATCGACAAAAACCACGTGGGGGTTGACATTAATGATATAAGATCGGTTACAGCTGAATCGGCGAGCTATTTCGACGAAAAAAGGGGCGGGTTTACGAACTTATCTCTTATGAGTGGTAAACCGATGAAAGTATGGGTCGAATATGACGCTGTTAAGAAGCAGATGAACGTGACTTTAGCTCCGGCCGAAGCTGTTAAACCCCAGAAACCGCTTTTGTCTTTGACCAAAGATCTTTCATCGATCATAAATGACACCATGTATATAGGTTTTTCTTCCGCAACAGGCACTGTAGTTAGTAGTCATTATGTTCTGGGTTGGAGCTTTAAGATTAATGGGGTAGCTCAAGAGCTCGACTTCTCCAAACTCCCACAGCTTCCTCGGGTTGGACCTGAACCAATATCAAAGCTTTTGGCAATTGGGTTACCTGTGATTTGTTCGAGCTTGGTAGCTCTAGTGAtctttagtttagtttatttcaTCAGAAGAAAGAGAAAATTTGCAGAGCTAATTGAAGATTGGGAACTCGAATATGGACCCCATAGGTATAAATACAAAGATTTGTATATGGCGACAGAGGGTTTCAAGGACAAAGATTTATTGGGTAGGGGAGGATTTGGTATAGTGTATAaaggagtattaccctctaaaacAGAGATTGCTGTGAAAAGAGTCGCTCACGAATCAAAACAGGGTATGAGAGAATTTGTTGCTGAAATCGCCAGTCTCGGCCGGCTCCGGCACCGGAATATTGTACCCCTTTTGGGCTATTGTCGCAGAACCTCCAAAGGctcaaaaataggtaagggccgcggcattgcttgggtcatgccgcggcccgcccttcttcttcagcatgcaACATCTTCGAAGgaccgcggcccgacccttcaaacccaaaaaaaaccaccattttcaaactctaaacctcaccttaaaccatcccaaagccccaaactcaaaaccaattaataataacaacattagaatgatttagacaacacaatccaaccaaaaatccagcctaagactcaccaaaaccccaattccaacttctgaaatttcaactcatagaactcaaaaccagccatgaaaactctcaaattcaaccatcaaactgtaaattaaaccttacctcagctgtagaatcgattctccaagagtcccttgcctatcttcaaagtttcaagcctcaatcccACCTAAAATTccaaaaccacagatatttaaaactcagccattttctttaaATTCCTAACCTTAGAAATGAAAAATCAgaacttaccttagctctatctcagaccttgatcagttcctgagctaaccc
It encodes the following:
- the LOC133800389 gene encoding L-type lectin-domain containing receptor kinase IV.1-like, which encodes MNIIAMFSKVPILLLLLSITITVVPASSQDDHGNLSFVFNNGFNSSDLDLDGFAEITSNGLLRLTNNTEHKTGHAFFPNPVTFKATPNGTISSFSTTFAFAIRSMMADLGGHGMAFVTAPTKGLPGARWGHYLGFTNEFASKDKAANKVVAVEFDTVYDSEIGDIDKNHVGVDINDIRSVTAESASYFDEKRGGFTNLSLMSGKPMKVWVEYDAVKKQMNVTLAPAEAVKPQKPLLSLTKDLSSIINDTMYIGFSSATGTVVSSHYVLGWSFKINGVAQELDFSKLPQLPRVGPEPISKLLAIGLPVICSSLVALVIFSLVYFIRRKRKFAELIEDWELEYGPHRYKYKDLYMATEGFKDKDLLGRGGFGIVYKGVLPSKTEIAVKRVAHESKQGMREFVAEIASLGRLRHRNIVPLLGYCRRTSKGSKIVNEISFCTEKVTDKLYFDDNSQRI